A part of Streptomyces sp. NBC_01210 genomic DNA contains:
- the leuS gene encoding leucine--tRNA ligase, whose amino-acid sequence MSETNSAAAAEVAAAHRYTAAMAADIEARWQDVWDAKGTYEAPNPSGELAGDAALAAKPKKFVMDMFPYPSGAGLHVGHPLGYIATDVFARHQRMTGHNVLHTLGFDAFGLPAEQYAVQTGTHPRVSTEANIENMKVQLRRLGLGHDKRRSFATIDPDYYKWTQWIFVQIFNSWYDEDAQKARPIDELVAQFESGERPTPGTRAWSELSAAERADVLSGYRLAYASDAPVNWCPGLGTVLANEEVTSEGRSERGNFPVFKAKLRQWNMRITAYADRLLDDLDALDWPEAIKLQQRNWIGRSEGARVDFQVGGQDGAKVTVFTTRPDTLFGATYMVLAPEHGLIDSIVPAEWPQGTKEAWTGGAATPAEAVAAYRKQAQTKSDVERQTEHKDKTGVFTGAYALNPVTGAQIPVFVADYVLMGYGTGAIMAVPGQDERDWEFAEAFELPIIRTVQPPEGWEGEAFTGQGPAINSANDEISLDGLGVAEAKAKITEWLTERGIGEGTVNFRLRDWLFSRQRYWGEPFPIVYDEDGIAHALPESMLPLELPEVDDYSPRTFDPDDADTQPETPLSRNEDWVNVELDLSDGVKRYRRETNTMPNWAGSCWYELRYLDPHNSEKLVDPAIEQYWMGPREGQPHGGVDLYVGGAEHAVLHLLYARFWSKVLFDLGHVSSVEPFHKLYNQGMIQAYVYRDSRGFPVSAAEVEERDGKFYFEGESVKRELGKMGKSLKNAVTPDEICAEYGADTLRLYEMAMGPLDVSRPWDTRAVVGQYRLLQRLWRNVVDEATGEVTVVDTEPDEATLRALHKAIDGAGQDLAALRFNTAIAKITELNNYLTKAGGPLARSVAERLVLLIAPLAPHIAEELWHKLGQTDSVVHQAFPVADPAYVVDESVTCVVQIKGKVKARLEVSPSISDEELEALALNDAAVVAALGSGGIRKVIVRAPKLVNIVPA is encoded by the coding sequence ATGAGCGAGACGAATTCCGCTGCCGCCGCAGAGGTGGCCGCAGCGCACCGCTACACGGCTGCCATGGCCGCCGACATCGAGGCACGCTGGCAGGACGTCTGGGACGCCAAGGGCACCTACGAAGCGCCGAACCCGAGCGGTGAACTGGCCGGGGATGCCGCCCTGGCGGCCAAGCCCAAGAAGTTCGTCATGGACATGTTCCCGTACCCCTCGGGCGCCGGCCTGCACGTCGGGCACCCGCTGGGCTACATCGCCACCGACGTCTTCGCCCGCCATCAGCGCATGACCGGCCACAACGTCCTGCACACGCTGGGCTTCGACGCCTTCGGCCTGCCGGCCGAGCAGTACGCCGTGCAGACCGGCACGCATCCGCGGGTGTCCACCGAAGCCAACATCGAGAACATGAAGGTCCAGCTGCGCCGGCTGGGCCTGGGCCACGACAAGCGCCGGTCGTTCGCGACGATCGACCCGGACTACTACAAGTGGACCCAGTGGATCTTCGTCCAGATCTTCAACTCCTGGTACGACGAGGACGCACAGAAGGCCCGCCCGATCGACGAGCTGGTCGCCCAGTTCGAGAGCGGTGAGCGCCCGACGCCCGGCACGCGCGCGTGGAGCGAGCTGAGCGCCGCCGAGCGCGCCGATGTGCTGAGCGGCTACCGGCTGGCGTATGCCTCCGATGCGCCCGTCAACTGGTGCCCGGGCCTGGGCACCGTACTGGCGAATGAGGAGGTCACCTCGGAGGGTCGCTCCGAGCGTGGCAACTTCCCCGTCTTCAAGGCGAAGCTGCGCCAGTGGAACATGCGCATCACCGCCTACGCGGACCGGCTGCTGGACGATCTGGACGCGCTGGACTGGCCCGAGGCCATCAAGCTGCAACAGCGCAACTGGATCGGGCGCAGCGAGGGCGCGCGCGTCGACTTCCAGGTCGGCGGCCAGGACGGCGCGAAGGTCACGGTCTTCACCACCCGCCCCGACACCCTGTTCGGCGCCACCTACATGGTGCTGGCCCCCGAACACGGGCTGATCGACTCCATCGTCCCGGCCGAGTGGCCGCAGGGCACCAAGGAGGCCTGGACCGGCGGTGCCGCCACTCCGGCCGAGGCTGTTGCCGCGTACCGCAAGCAGGCCCAGACGAAGAGCGACGTCGAGCGGCAGACCGAACACAAGGACAAGACCGGCGTCTTCACCGGTGCCTACGCCCTGAACCCGGTCACCGGCGCACAGATCCCGGTCTTCGTCGCCGACTACGTACTGATGGGCTACGGCACCGGCGCCATCATGGCCGTCCCCGGACAGGACGAGCGTGACTGGGAGTTCGCCGAGGCCTTCGAACTGCCCATCATCCGTACCGTCCAGCCGCCGGAGGGCTGGGAGGGCGAGGCATTCACCGGACAGGGCCCGGCGATCAACTCCGCCAACGACGAGATCTCGCTGGACGGCCTGGGCGTCGCCGAGGCCAAGGCCAAGATCACCGAATGGCTGACCGAGCGCGGCATCGGCGAGGGCACGGTCAACTTCCGGCTGCGTGACTGGCTGTTCAGCCGGCAGCGCTACTGGGGCGAGCCCTTCCCGATCGTCTACGACGAGGACGGCATCGCGCACGCGCTGCCCGAATCGATGCTGCCGCTGGAGCTGCCGGAGGTCGACGACTACTCCCCTCGTACGTTCGACCCGGACGACGCGGACACTCAGCCCGAGACTCCGCTGTCGCGCAACGAGGACTGGGTCAATGTGGAGCTGGACCTGAGCGACGGCGTCAAGCGCTACCGCCGGGAGACCAACACCATGCCCAACTGGGCGGGTTCGTGCTGGTACGAGCTGCGCTACCTGGACCCGCACAACAGCGAGAAGCTGGTCGACCCGGCGATCGAGCAGTACTGGATGGGGCCGCGCGAGGGCCAGCCGCACGGCGGCGTCGATCTGTACGTCGGCGGCGCCGAGCACGCCGTACTGCACCTGCTGTACGCGCGGTTCTGGTCCAAGGTGCTGTTCGACCTGGGGCACGTGTCCTCGGTCGAGCCGTTCCACAAGCTGTACAACCAGGGCATGATCCAGGCGTACGTCTACCGGGACAGCCGCGGCTTCCCGGTGTCGGCCGCCGAGGTCGAGGAGCGGGACGGAAAGTTCTACTTCGAGGGCGAGAGCGTCAAGCGCGAGCTGGGCAAGATGGGCAAGTCCCTGAAGAACGCCGTCACTCCGGACGAGATCTGCGCCGAGTACGGCGCGGACACGCTGCGTCTGTACGAGATGGCCATGGGCCCCCTGGATGTTTCGCGGCCGTGGGACACCCGGGCCGTCGTCGGCCAGTACCGCCTGCTGCAGCGGCTGTGGCGCAATGTCGTCGACGAGGCGACCGGTGAGGTCACGGTCGTCGACACCGAGCCCGACGAGGCGACGCTGCGCGCGCTGCACAAGGCGATCGACGGCGCCGGACAGGACCTGGCGGCCCTGCGCTTCAACACCGCCATCGCCAAGATCACCGAGCTGAACAACTATCTGACGAAGGCGGGCGGCCCGCTGGCGCGGAGCGTGGCGGAGCGGCTGGTGCTGCTGATCGCCCCGCTGGCCCCGCACATCGCCGAGGAACTGTGGCACAAGCTGGGGCAGACCGACTCGGTCGTGCACCAGGCCTTCCCGGTCGCCGACCCGGCGTATGTCGTGGACGAGTCAGTGACCTGCGTTGTGCAGATCAAGGGCAAGGTGAAGGCGCGGCTGGAGGTGTCCCCGTCCATTTCGGACGAGGAGCTGGAGGCGCTGGCGCTGAATGATGCCGCAGTGGTCGCGGCGCTGGGCAGCGGCGGCATCCGCAAGGTGATCGTGCG